One genomic segment of Musa acuminata AAA Group cultivar baxijiao chromosome BXJ3-3, Cavendish_Baxijiao_AAA, whole genome shotgun sequence includes these proteins:
- the LOC103973099 gene encoding trihelix transcription factor DF1, producing MQSGYGGVSEIQQFMVDSCGSSLFSMSTANPNPAAAAAGAAAATPTNIHSAALHPLKYHPLPQPHHPQPLPPPPLPPHFSHFHSIPITQQLFHQTTHPFQLFHPQQHYLEPRRFIPQHHLGLDQESAPETSPSPTRIIPGSSGGGGPSFLSASMSFKLAVNESSGGGSPQGMNDDDGILQGDDASESRLHHWQREDDESAIKELSWRPLDIDYISRNNKRCKDEEPAASNGRYTKKSKEVAGSDHVQVAGGGGSSNYKIFSELEAICKPGGSSTNRDGGTNRTGSGSALTGDETPLLHVTPTAPLGLPAADRVGGSETSAGEEATAQEFSKGNGRRRRKRWQRQLSSVATFFESLVKQLMDHQEGLHGKFLEVMERREKERTSREDARRKQEAAKSSREAAARAQERALASSREAAIISFIEKITGESLNLPSKPQFPSLTPDADDANKEDNTTDTDNRQIEPCSVTFNNGDPDSNKVFPSTRRWPKPEVQALIRVRSGLESRFQEPGLKGPLWEEVSAAMATMGYHRSAKRCKEKWENINKYFRKTKERGKKRPQHSKTCPYFHQLDQLYSKSHNHTPNPSTSSPNADVATANASRGSDDRRKDNSDLLDAIMAPNDGHSFKFSDMATLGFDFSSKGDESDQATAAKGSLVSHPEHDDGEDEDDDDQGGGGGGGGEQYEEEEEEEEEEEEEEEGGEGQGQGQENLCRPRLPLDQEEDELHDSSVFFQRLRS from the exons atgcAGTCGGGATATGGAGGAGTGTCTGAGATCCAACAATTCATGGTGGATAGCTGCGGCTCTTCCCTCTTCTCCATGTCTACGGCGAACCCAAaccctgcagcagcagcagctggggCGGCCGCGGCCACCCCCACCAACATCCACTCCGCGGCCCTTCACCCCCTCAAGTACCATCCCCTCCCTCAACCTCACCACCCGCAAcccctgccgccgccgccgctgcctcccCACTTCTCCCACTTCCACTCCATCCCCATCACCCAGCAGCTCTTCCATCAGACCACCCACCCGTTCCAGCTCTTCCACCCTCAGCAACACTATCTTGAACCCAGAAGGTTCATTCCGCAGCACCACCTCGGCCTCGACCAGGAGTCGGCTCCCGAGACCTCCCCCTCGCCAACACGAATCATCCCCGGTAGCAGCGGCGGCGGAGGGCCGTCGTTCTTGTCGGCCTCCATGAGCTTTAAGCTGGCGGTGAACGAGAGCAGCGGTGGCGGCAGCCCACAGGGGATGAATGATGATGACGGCATTTTGCAAGGAGATGATGCGTCGGAGAGTCGCCTCCACCACTGGCAGAGAGAAGATGATGAGTCTGCCATCAAAGAGCTGTCATG GAGGCCACTGGATATAGACTACATCAGCAGGAACAACAAGAGATGCAAGGACGAGGAGCCCGCCGCCTCAAATGGCCGCTACACCAAGAAGAGCAAAGAGGTAGCCGGATCCGATCATGTGCAAGTCGCcggcggcggtggcagcagcaACTACAAGATCTTCAGCGAACTCGAAGCTATCTGCAAGCCCGGAGGCAGCAGCACGAACCGCGATGGTGGTACCAATAGGACTGGCTCAGGCTCTGCTCTCACCGGCGATGAGACCCCTCTCTTGCATGTCACCCCAACGGCTCCCCTGGGACTGCCTGCGGCCGATCGCGTCGGCGGATCGGAGACGTCGGCAGGAGAAGAGGCAACGGCCCAGGAGTTCTCTAAGGGAAacgggaggcggaggaggaagcgGTGGCAGCGACAGCTGAGCTCGGTGGCCACCTTCTTCGAGAGCCTCGTGAAGCAGCTCATGGACCACCAGGAGGGCCTCCACGGGAAGTTCTTGGAggtgatggagaggagagagaaggagaggaCCAGCCGCGAGGACGCGCGGAGGAAGCAGGAGGCGGCGAAGTCCAGCCGTGAGGCTGCAGCGAGAGCGCAAGAGCGGGCTCTCGCCTCCTCCCGCGAGGCCGCGATCATCTCCTTCATCGAGAAGATCACCGGTGAGAGCCTGAATCTCCCTTCCAAGCCCCAATTCCCATCTCTCACACCCGACGCCGACGACGCCAACAAGGAGGACAACACCACCGACACCGACAACCGCCAAATTGAGCCGTGCTCCGTCACCTTCAACAATGGCGATCCAGATAGCAACAAGGTGTTTCCGAGTACACGTCGATGGCCGAAACCGGAGGTCCAGGCACTGATCCGCGTCCGAAGCGGGCTCGAGTCGAGGTTCCAGGAGCCGGGGCTGAAGGGGCCACTGTGGGAGGAAGTTAGCGCGGCGATGGCGACGATGGGCTACCACCGGAGCGCCAAGCGGTGCAAGGAGAAGTGGGAGAACATCAACAAGTACTTCCGGAAGACgaaagaaagagggaagaagcGGCCGCAGCACTCCAAGACCTGCCCTTACTTCCACCAGCTGGACCAACTCTACTCCAAGTCTCACAACCACACGCCTAATCCTTCCACCTCTTCCCCTAATGCAGATGTAGCCACCGCCAATGCTTCTCGAGGCAGTGATGACCGACGGAAAGACAACTCCGATCTACTCGACGCGATCATGGCACCTAACGATGGCCACAGCTTCAAGTTCTCTGATATGGCCACTTTAGGATTCGATTTCAGCAGCAAAGGCGACGAGAGCGATCAGGCTACTGCTGCGAAGGGCTCTCTCGTGTCTCATCCGGAGCACGATGATGGAGAAGATGAAGATGACGACGACCAGGGTgggggtggcggtggcggtggggaacagtacgaagaagaagaagaagaagaagaagaagaagaagaagaagaagaagggggagaAGGCCAAGGCCAAGGCCAAGAAAACCTCTGCAGACCAAGGCTTCCGCTCGATCAAGAGGAGGACGAGCTGCATGATTCCAGCGTCTTCTTCCAACGCCTCCGATCCTAA
- the LOC103973103 gene encoding protein transport protein SEC16A homolog, with amino-acid sequence MGSPSPLQVEDQTDEDFFDKLVDDDFGVEGSTPHSEKIARDLSNLSLDDVGTSLEDPDNAGLISESNGQQQSGSLESSEFSERGVLVSKHSMPSISSVDQVVPLESSSMRTVGIEPQGLSTGKSDGSKGTSVKEVQWSAFSVGSQQFDNAGLETSSDFFAQNADSFADKLKSDADLNFVPLENQNANIEPYTDSSNDQGVQLVGSATEQNWDGVDAQYWESLYPGWKYDATTGQWYQLGGYDAATNTQLNSYETSIVNSQGDFMDSAQDADLDSNLGSSDVLFLQQTSPSVLETIAEESTLNTTSSWNLGYQGSMDYPPNMIFDPQYPGWYYDTNTQQWYTVESYTQTKEMVPTVAQNEVGALADYSKGNYHICDDVGQSEQSSDGVLAGQVSGECWNHTTNSYAQQNMLQAEQMDESRQSGVLSGNQQIGSFYSSTIPGGSYTDQNVGFRTFQPVVSHNFGSNNDTIRPQNSIQGESMYQMNHQKMAPNAHDNLSSSYTGNQIQNSVDYSQHLYQDTNASYTQFSYVSHEGRSSAGRPVHALVSFGFGGKLIVMKNSSSSGTILDYGSQGTVDGAISILSLSEVVMNKVDASSTVSGSVLDYFRSLCRQSFPGPLVGGSAATKEINKWIDERILSYESHVMEFQKGKLLKLLLSLLKISLQHYGKLRSPFGSDPSLEDVNGPEMAVTKLFASSKEINAPLGEYGWYTHCLNNIPSEGQLQAIAAKVQSLLVSGRRKEALQCAQEGQLWGPALVLAAQLGDKFYVDTVKKMARHQFRFGSPLRTLCLLIAGQPADIFSMDNIASSKQPAEIHASGMLDEWEENLAIITANRTKDDELVMTHLGDCLWKEREEIIAAHTCYLIAEANIEPYSDSARLCLIGADHWKYPRTYATPDSIQRTELYEYSKVLGNSQFILLPFQPYKLIYAHMLAEVGKISDSLKYCQASSKLLKNSGRTSEVEMWRSMLSSLEERLRAHQQGGYGTSLAPANLVGKLFTSFDRSIHRMIGAPPAPLPPMPRGSVTDKETHTVFPRVANSQSTMAMSSLVPSTSGETISEWTGDNSRKTRHNRSVSEPDFGRSPKQDSSSDGAQSKATVSGGSRFGRIGSQLLQKTMGWVSRSHRQAKLGESNKFYYDEKLKRWVEEGADPPAEEPAIPPPPTTTPFQNGMPDYNASNAFKSENNIKDAFQRESHTDKLGPVTIPSVPLEHNSGIPPIPPSQNQFSARGRMGVRSRYVDTFNKGSGSLTNTFQSPAVPSVKPLVGAKFFVPNTPATVDERETDAAGKNNQDVSTGEEPPKSVIRGAPFSSPSPSSSSMQRFPSMDHIAAPVGNKGSAAASWTGNGPLSRTRAASWSGGYPESVNQKMTGMNPMGSTTTTQAGEFSSSSLQRNGSSLGDDDLHEVEL; translated from the exons ATGGGATCTCCGTCTCCTCTCCAGGTGGAAGACCAAACCGATGAGGATTTCTTTGATAAGCTCGTGGATGATGATTTTGGAGTGGAGGGATCCACTCCTCATTCCGAAAAAATTGCTAGAGATTTATCTAACCTCAGCCTTGATGATGTTGGTACCTCACTGGAGGATCCCGACAATGCTGGATTGATTTCTGAATCAAATGGTCAGCAGCAAAGTGGGTCATTAGAGTCTTCTGAGTTTTCAGAGAGGGGTGTTTTGGTCTCAAAGCACAGCATGCCTTCTATATCTTCTGTGGATCAGGTAGTCCCATTAGAAAGTTCATCTATGCGCACTGTTGGGATTGAACCACAAGGTTTATCAACTGGTAAGAGCGATGGATCAAAGGGAACAAGTGTAAAGGAGGTCCAGTGGAGTGCATTCAGTGTTGGCTCACAGCAGTTTGACAATGCTGGGTTGGAAACCTCTTCTGATTTCTTTGCTCAGAATGCTGATTCATTTGCTGATAAACTCAAATCTGATGCTGACCTTAATTTTGTTCCTCTAGAAAACCAAAATGCAAATATCGAACCATATACAGATTCCTCAAATGACCAGGGTGTGCAACTTGTTGGTTCAGCCACTGAGCAGAATTGGGATGGAGTTGATGCACAATACTGGGAAAGTCTCTACCCTGGTTGGAAGTATGATGCAaccactgggcagtggtatcaacTAGGTGGTTATGATGCAGCCACAAATACACAGTTAAATAGCTATGAAACGTCTATTGTGAATTCACAGGGGGATTTCATGGACAGTGCTCAAGATGCTGATTTGGATTCCAATTTGGGGAGTTCAGATGTGTTATTTTTGCAGCAGACTTCACCATCAGTCTTGGAGACCATTGCAGAGGAAAGTACATTAAATACTACTTCTAGTTGGAATCTTGGTTATCAGGGTAGCATGGATTACCCACCTAATATGATATTTGATCCTCAATATCCAGGATGGTACTATGACACAAACACCCAACAGTGGTACACTGTTGAGTCATACACTCAGACTAAAGAGATGGTGCCAACTGTAGCTCAGAATGAGGTGGGTGCTTTGGCTGACTACTCCAAAGGGAACTACCATATATGTGATGATGTTGGGCAATCTGAACAAAGCTCTGATGGTGTCCTAGCCGGCCAAGTGTCTGGAGAGTGTTGGAATCATACAACAAATAGCTATGCTCAGCAGAACATGCTCCAGGCTGAACAAATGGACGAAAGTAGGCAGTCTGGAGTTTTATCTGGAAACCAGCAGATAGGGAGCTTTTACAGTTCAACCATCCCCGGTGGAAGTTATACAGATCAAAATGTAGGTTTCAGGACATTTCAACCTGTTGTGAGTCATAATTTTGGGAGCAATAATGACACCATTAGGCCTCAGAACTCTATCCAGGGGGAAAGCATGTATCAGATGAATCATCAAAAGATGGCGCCAAATGCACACGATAATTTATCCAGCAGCTACACAGGCAATCAGATTCAGAACTCAGTTGACTACTCTCAGCATTTGTATCAAGATACAAATGCTTCTTATACTCAGTTCTCTTACGTTTCTCATGAAGGAAGATCATCAGCTGGGCGTCCTGTACATGCTTTGGTTAGTTTTGGATTTGGTGGAAAACTCATAGTCATGAAAAATTCCAGCTCTTCTGGAACAATTTTGGACTATGGAAGCCAG GGAACTGTTGATGGTGCAATCTCAATCCTTAGCTTATCGGAAGTTGTGATGAACAAAGTTGATGCATCTAGCACTGTTTCTGGCAGTGTCTTGGATTACTTCCGTTCCCTGTGTCGTCAAAGTTTTCCTGGTCCACTTGTTGGTGGGAGTGCTGCTACAAAGGAAATAAACAAATGGATAGATGAGAGAATCTTGAGCTACGAGTCTCATGTCATGGAGTTTCAGAAAGGAAAACTTTTGAAGCTGCTTCTTTCATTGCTCAAAATATCATTGCAACATTATGGAAAACTCCGATCTCCTTTTGGATCTGACCCATCATTAGAG GATGTAAATGGCCCAGAAATGGCAGTAACTAAGCTGTTCGCTTCATCTAAAGAGATCAATGCTCCTTTAGGAGAATATGGTTGGTATACTCATTGTTTGAATAATATTCCATCAGAAGGACAACTACAG GCTATTGCTGCCAAGGTACAAAGCCTTCTTGTTTCTGGTAGAAGGAAAGAGGCTCTCCAATGTGCACAGGAAGGTCAGTTGTGGGGTCCTGCACTTGTTCTTGCTGCACAGCTCGGCGACAAG TTTTATGTTGACACGGTGAAGAAGATGGCACGCCATCAGTTTAGATTTGGATCACCTTTACGAACACTGTGCCTACTTATTGCTGGGCAACCTGCAGATATATTCTCTATGGACAACATAGCTTCATCTAAACAGCCTGCAGAG ATCCACGCCAGTGGGATGTTGGATGAGTGGGAAGAGAATTtggccattataactgcaaacagaACAAAGGATGATGAACTTGTAATGACTCATCTTGGAGATTGCCtatggaaagagagagaagag ATAATTGCTGCACACACATGCTACTTGATTGCTGAAGCAAATATTGAGCCATATTCTGACAGTGCAAGACTCTGTCTTATTGGTGCGGACCACTGGAAATATCCCAGAACATATGCCACACCTGATTCTATTCAG CGAACAgagctatatgaatattcaaaggtgcTTGGAAATTCTCAGTTCATCCTACTGCCTTTCCAGCCATACAAGCTAATTTATGCCCACATGCTGGCTGAAGTGGGGAAGATCTCAGATTCGCTGAA GTACTGTCAAGCATCTTCAAAGTTGCTGAAGAACTCTGGTCGTACTTCTGAGGTTGAAATGTGGAGATCAATGTTATCATCCCTTGAGGAGAGACTGCGTGCCCACCAGCAG GGTGGCTATGGTACAAGCTTGGCTCCTGCAAATCTAGTTGGAAAATTGTTCACCTCCTTTGACAGATCCATTCATCGCATGATTGGTGCACCACCAGCACCTCTGCCGCCGATGCCTCGGGGGAGTGTTACTGATAAAGAAACCCACACTGTTTTCCCAAGAGTGGCAAATAGTCAATCTACAATGGCCATGTCCTCTTTAGTACCATCAACATCAGGAGAAACCATTTCTGAGTGGACTGGTGATAATAGTAGAAAGACTAGGCACAACAGAAGCGTTTCAGAGCCTGATTTTGGTCGAAGCCCAAAGCAG GATTCAAGCTCAGATGGTGCACAAAGCAAAGCAACAGTATCTGGTGGGTCACGCTTTGGACGTATTGGCTCACAACTTCTTCAGAAGACCATGGGGTGGGTGTCAAGGTCGCATCGCCAG GCAAAACTGGGTGAAAGCAACAAGTTCTATTATGATGAAAAACTTAAGAGATGGGTGGAGGAAGGTGCTGATCCTCCCGCTGAGGAACCTGCCATACCACCACCTCCAACAACAACACCATTTCAGAATGGTATGCCTGATTACAATGCAAGTAATGCTTTTAAGAGCGAGAACAACATCAAAGATGCTTTCCAGCGTGAAAGCCACACAGATAAGTTGGGGCCAGTGACAATACCTTCAGTTCCATTGGAACATAATTCTGGAATTCCACCCATTCCACCCAGTCAAAACCAGTTTTCTGCTCGTGGTAGAATGGGAGTTCGTTCAAG ATATGTTGATACATTCAACAAGGGCAGTGGCTCTTTGACAAACACTTTCCAGTCACCTGCAGTTCCATCTGTGAAGCCACTGGTTGGAGCAAAATTTTTTGTGCCCAACACACCTGCAACAGTGGACGAACGGGAAACTGATGCAGCAGGGAAGAACAACCAAGATGTCTCCACTGGTGAAGAACCACCTAAGTCAGTGATCAGAGGAGCACCCTTTTCATCGCCATCACCATCTTCATCATCCATGCAACGGTTCCCAAGCATGGATCACATAGCAGCCCCTGTTGGAAACAAAGGGTCTGCAGCAGCATCATGGACTGGCAATGGTCCCTTGTCCAGAACGAGAGCAGCATCTTGGAGTGGTGGTTACCCAGAATCAGTCAATCAAAAGATGACTGGGATGAATCCCATGGGCAGCACCACCACCACACAAGCTGGTGAATTCAGCAGCTCATCCCTGCAGCGGAATGGTAGTTCCCTGGGGGACGACGACCTGCACGAGGTTGAACTCTGA
- the LOC135632344 gene encoding zinc finger protein ZAT1-like, with translation MERHRCKLCHRRFSNGRALGGHMRSHVATAPRPMKAQQHLPSPCASSSSFPAADEDSVAPATTYGLREKSRRRSGLVDPEFSSSIATAKGAGSGAFPVVQDGESDTESSFRRRLTRPRRREDPSADAEPLSSVSDASPDEDVARCLMLLSRDAWSRCEAEGRQSNGCDNANEDEEDELYYEEEEEEETQPQATARSWRKRTRYQCGTCKKYFRSYQALGGHRASHKRVGVECFPIAGIRNRGKDPSDADAADRDPKVFECPYCYRVFSSGQALGGHKRSHFSTTTPARPAPQPLPPPPPPPHYPFAVNDGFIDLNLPAQLEEEAELSALSVATEFASK, from the coding sequence ATGGAGAGGCACAGATGCAAGCTCTGCCACCGCCGCTTCTCCAATGGCCGCGCCCTCGGCGGCCACATGCGCTCCCACGTCGCCACTGCCCCTCGTCCCATGAAGGCCCAGCAGCACCTCCCTTCGCCGTGCGCATCCTCGTCCTCCTTCCCGGCGGCGGATGAGGACAGTGTGGCGCCGGCGACGACGTACGGCCTCCGCGAGAAATCCAGGAGAAGATCCGGCCTTGTCGATCCGGAGTTCTCCTCTTCCATCGCCACCGCGAAGGGAGCCGGCAGCGGAGCTTTTCCTGTCGTCCAGGACGGAGAGAGCGACACGGAGTCGTCCTTCCGACGGCGGCTCACCCGCCCTCGCCGCCGAGAGGATCCGTCCGCCGACGCCGAGCCACTCAGCTCCGTCTCTGACGCATCCCCCGACGAGGACGTCGCCCGCTGCCTCATGCTGCTCTCCCGCGACGCCTGGTCCAGGTGCGAAGCAGAAGGACGCCAATCCAACGGCTGTGACAACGCCAACGAGGACGAAGAGGACGAACTCTattacgaggaggaggaggaggaggagacgcagCCCCAGGCCACCGCTAGATCGTGGCGGAAGAGGACGAGGTACCAGTGCGGTACGTGCAAGAAATACTTCCGATCGTATCAAGCTCTCGGCGGCCACCGCGCGAGCCACAAGAGGGTGGGGGTAGAATGCTTTCCGATCGCCGGGATCCGAAACCGCGGCAAGGATCCCTCTGATGCCGATGCCGCCGATCGCGATCCCAAGGTATTCGAGTGCCCATACTGCTACAGGGTCTTCTCCTCCGGCCAGGCTCTCGGCGGGCACAAAAGATCCCATTTTTCCACCACCACCCCTGCTCGCCCTGCGCCgcagccgctgccgccgccgccgccgccaccgcactATCCCTTCGCGGTCAACGACGGCTTCATAGATCTCAACCTGCCAGCTCAGTTGGAGGAGGAGGCGGAACTCTCGGCGCTCTCCGTCGCAACGGAGTTCGCGTCAAAGTGA
- the LOC135634243 gene encoding F-box/kelch-repeat protein At3g24760-like produces MAEADATPPTQSLEPLSASAAAATQALDPVMEGEMTAAAGARATPWSRLSCDLVELIFSYLPLRSVVVAGAVCRQWRALVSDPGFAAGAAAYRRRRPWFFLYGQNNVVLSKNQAFGFDPDDGEWIALPSSPSALHVDCFAGAGGFFFATTSSTRFCYAPLLRGPWRETSPLFFSRCNPLVGVFFAAGGHRRFVVVGGARFIGGLVDIEDPLAVEIYDPATDSWELCPPLPPEFRIGNSSQWLSAALLGGRFFFVFGIYSCSIAAFDLSSRAWTGVRVLRPPGVLFSFLLACGDRLILAGLCNTPVGPPCFALWAVDHCSMDFAEIGVMPRDLLSCLFDTDDDDNKFASLKCVGLDGLVYVFNEDHHKAYPACVCEISDGSAAKRADSTSGLNLSCSWRKVPPLPGPVDRFHKVIAFCSPVPADSVLGGGVDREP; encoded by the coding sequence ATGGCAGAAGCTGACGCCACCCCTCCCACCCAAAGCCTTGAACCTCTCTCGGCCTCTGCTGCCGCTGCGACACAAGCTCTGGACCCGGTGATGGAGGGGGAGATGACGGCAGCGGCGGGGGCGCGGGCGACGCCGTGGTCGCGGCTGAGCTGCGACCTCGTCGAGCTCATCTTTTCCTACCTGCCACTACGGTCGGTCGTGGTTGCCGGAGCCGTCTGTAGGCAGTGGCGCGCCTTGGTCTCGGACCCCGGCTTCGCCGCTGGCGCCGCAGCGTACCGTCGGAGGAGGCCCTGGTTCTTCCTCTACGGCCAGAACAACGTCGTCCTCAGCAAGAACCAGGCGTTCGGCTTCGACCCGGACGACGGCGAGTGGATCGCCCTCCCGTCGTCGCCCTCCGCCCTCCACGTGGACTGCTTCGCTGGCGCCGGCGGGTTCTTCTTCGCCACCACCTCCTCCACCCGCTTCTGCTACGCGCCGCTCCTCCGCGGGCCCTGGCGCGAGACCTCCCCGCTCTTCTTCTCCCGCTGCAACCCCCTCGTCGGCGTCTTCTTCGCCGCCGGAGGCCACCGGCGGTTCGTCGTCGTCGGGGGAGCGCGATTCATTGGTGGGCTTGTCGACATCGAGGACCCCCTCGCCGTGGAGATCTACGACCCAGCGACCGACTCGTGGGAGCTCTGCCCCCCTCTCCCGCCGGAGTTCCGCATCGGAAACTCGTCGCAGTGGCTCTCCGCCGCGCTCCTGGGTGGCCGCTTCTTCTTCGTGTTCGGAATCTACTCCTGCTCCATCGCGGCCTTCGATCTAAGTAGCCGCGCCTGGACGGGAGTCCGGGTCCTCCGGCCGCCGGGGgtgctcttctccttcctcctcgctTGCGGCGACAGGCTCATCCTCGCCGGGCTCTGCAACACTCCCGTGGGGCCCCCTTGTTTCGCCCTGTGGGCCGTCGACCACTGTTCCATGGACTTCGCGGAGATCGGCGTGATGCCAAGGGACCTCCTTTCGTGCCTCTTCGACAccgacgacgacgacaacaaGTTCGCCAGCCTCAAGTGCGTCGGCCTCGACGGCCTCGTCTATGTATTCAACGAAGACCACCACAAGGCCTACCCGGCCTGCGTCTGCGAGATCTCCGACGGCTCCGCCGCGAAGCGTGCCGACTCTACCTCGGGGCTGAACCTGAGCTGTTCTTGGAGAAAGGTGCCACCTTTACCTGGTCCCGTGGATCGATTCCACAAGGTGATAGCTTTCTGCTCCCCTGTTCCGGCAGACTCTGTGCTCGGCGGCGGTGTGGATAGAGAGCCGTGA
- the LOC135632345 gene encoding RGS1-HXK1-interacting protein 1-like, which produces MAAIADSGSGSDTAIARSPAKGAGGLAGETRWVEDALRGAEDLKQTVTAAAESAFQAAGSSAEDLKRSVTAAADSAFQSVGSVLSRIVSDSSESLEEAKVKIAWAKDHYAAAEEVALAKIKDGIVDAALHPALSCGIAAGLGLVLLKGPRRFLIRNTRRIFVSEESMLSSAQVKVKELQQSVNLVTNESKKLEDRATRAVEDMKRGQKRLIEEGHQIQKQLNFAAGIERQIMSLKGRLNELPKADASRYQSQVSTISSQIKQEKKALNGALSRIINHGIPM; this is translated from the exons ATGGCGGCGATCGCCGACTCTGGCAGCGGCTCCGATACCGCGATTGCGAGATCGCCAGCGAAGGGAGCGGGTGGCCTAGCCGGGGAGACGCGGTGGGTCGAGGACGCCCTCCGTGGAGCTGAGGATCTCAAGCAAACGGTCACCGCCGCCGCTGAATCCGCCTTCCAGGCCGCTGGATCCTCCGCTGAGGATCTCAAGAGATCCGTCACCGCTGCCGCAGACTCGGCTTTCCAGTCCGTCGGCTCCGTCCTGTCGCGGATCGTCTCGGACTCGTCGGAAAGCCTCGAGGAAGCCAAA GTTAAGATAGCATGGGCAAAGGATCACTATGCGGCTGCCGAAGAAGTGGCACTGGCAAAGATTAAAG ACGGGATTGTCGATGCGGCACTACATCCAGCCTTGTCTTGTGGAATTGCTGCTGGCTTGGGACTTGTCCTTTTAAAAG GACCTAGACGTTTTCTGATCCGCAATACTAGGCGTATTTTTGTGAGCGAAGAG TCTATGCTCTCCAGTGCTCAAGTCAAAGTTAAGGAGCTGCAGCAATCAGTAAATCTTGTGACGAACGAAAGCAAGAAGTTGGAG GATAGGGCTACACGAGCGGTAGAGGATATGAAGAGAGGGCAGAAGAGACTTAT AGAGGAAGGACATCAAATTCAAAAGCAATTAAACTTTGCTGCTGGTATCGAAAGACAAATCATGT CCCTGAAAGGTCGCCTTAATGAACTTCCCAAGGCAGATGCTTCTCGGTACCAGTCACAG GTTTCCACCATTTCTTCTCAGATCAAGCAAGAAAAGAAGGCTCTTAATGGTGCCCTCTCGAGGATCATCAATCATGGAATACCCATGTGA